One genomic region from Candidatus Polarisedimenticolaceae bacterium encodes:
- the lysS gene encoding lysine--tRNA ligase produces the protein MTTERSDPSAGPRHWADEAAESVLAAGRGAIVSSGISPSGEIHIGNMREVLTADAVFRALRERGAPARFNYVADNFDPLRRVYPFLDASVYEPLIGRPLSEIPCPCGAHRSYADHFLEPFLAALRTLHVEVDVEHADRMYKSGRMNEVVLLALEGRDRIAAILKELTGKQVEENWSPFNPLCPACGRITQASVVGFSRAKETVDYACACGAAGAVAIAGGGKLTWRVDWPARWRMLGVTVEPFGKDHATRGGSYDTGVRISREVFSWEPPYPIAYEWISLKGKGDMSSSKGNVLSITQALEVVPPEALRYLVMRERPARTITFDPGEPLLALVDAVEAATAAGAPDRALELSRAAGFSPAGVPFKHLVVVAQAAGFDLDATLATLDRAGYPGLDRGAVAERLGFARRWLERFAPEDLKFEVRGGLPEEAASLNAAQRAFLAAFADRLAPGQDGETVHQLIYELAPAAGVKPSEAFQAIYVALLGKPRGPRAGWFVTVVGAERCAARFREAAA, from the coding sequence ATGACGACGGAGAGGAGCGACCCGAGCGCGGGACCCCGCCACTGGGCGGACGAGGCCGCGGAATCGGTGCTCGCCGCGGGGCGCGGGGCGATCGTGTCCTCGGGGATCTCGCCGTCCGGCGAGATCCACATCGGCAACATGCGCGAGGTGCTCACCGCGGACGCCGTCTTCCGCGCGCTTCGCGAGCGCGGCGCTCCGGCGCGCTTCAACTACGTCGCCGACAACTTCGATCCCCTGCGCCGCGTCTACCCGTTCCTCGACGCCTCCGTCTACGAGCCGCTCATCGGAAGGCCCCTCTCGGAGATTCCCTGCCCGTGCGGCGCCCACCGCTCGTACGCGGACCACTTCCTCGAGCCCTTCCTGGCGGCGCTGCGCACGCTGCACGTCGAGGTCGACGTCGAGCACGCCGACCGCATGTACAAGTCGGGGCGGATGAACGAGGTCGTGCTCCTCGCCCTCGAGGGGCGGGACCGGATCGCGGCGATCCTGAAGGAGCTGACCGGAAAGCAGGTGGAGGAGAACTGGTCGCCGTTCAATCCGCTCTGCCCCGCGTGCGGCAGGATCACCCAGGCTTCCGTCGTCGGCTTCTCGCGCGCGAAGGAGACCGTGGACTACGCCTGCGCCTGCGGCGCGGCGGGCGCCGTCGCGATCGCGGGCGGAGGCAAGCTGACGTGGCGCGTGGACTGGCCCGCGCGGTGGCGGATGCTCGGCGTGACCGTCGAGCCGTTCGGCAAGGACCACGCGACGCGCGGAGGCTCCTACGACACCGGGGTCCGGATCAGCAGGGAGGTCTTCTCCTGGGAGCCGCCCTACCCGATCGCCTACGAGTGGATCAGCCTGAAGGGGAAGGGGGACATGTCCTCGAGCAAGGGGAACGTCCTGTCGATCACGCAGGCGCTCGAGGTCGTTCCGCCCGAGGCGCTCCGTTACCTCGTGATGCGCGAGCGGCCCGCGCGGACGATCACCTTCGATCCCGGCGAGCCGCTCCTCGCCCTCGTCGACGCCGTCGAGGCGGCGACCGCGGCGGGAGCCCCCGATCGCGCGCTGGAGCTGTCGCGCGCGGCGGGATTCTCACCCGCGGGGGTTCCGTTCAAGCACCTGGTGGTCGTCGCGCAGGCGGCGGGCTTCGACCTCGACGCCACGCTCGCGACGCTCGACCGCGCCGGGTACCCCGGTCTCGACCGCGGGGCCGTCGCCGAGCGGCTCGGGTTCGCGCGGCGGTGGCTCGAGCGGTTCGCCCCCGAGGATCTGAAGTTCGAGGTGCGCGGCGGGCTCCCCGAGGAGGCGGCGTCGCTCAACGCCGCGCAGCGGGCGTTCCTCGCGGCCTTCGCGGATCGCCTGGCTCCGGGTCAGGACGGCGAGACCGTCCACCAGCTGATCTACGAGCTCGCTCCCGCCGCGGGGGTCAAGCCCTCCGAGGCCTTCCAGGCGATCTACGTCGCGCTCCTGGGAAAGCCGCGGGGGCCGCGCGCGGGCTGGTTCGTGACGGTGGTCGGGGCCGAGAGGTGCGCCGCGCGTTTCCGCGAGGCGGCGGCCTGA
- a CDS encoding helix-turn-helix transcriptional regulator produces the protein MREIDRPSVGRRIREIRRQSGLRQWELARMLGTTQSAIHKYEHGIVPEPRRLMELARVGQTSIEWILTGRHGENGPEGRELPSIEVLETASVLARLEGPERPYVEEALRVLREAAAALHLGSDSPVDARVVRAELAEHGSDTLRVLESAWRVQRAVLRRLVREAHGRLEAASADEEE, from the coding sequence ATGCGGGAAATCGACCGTCCGTCCGTGGGCCGCCGGATCCGCGAGATCCGCCGCCAGTCGGGGCTGCGGCAGTGGGAGCTGGCGCGCATGCTGGGGACCACCCAGTCGGCGATCCACAAGTACGAGCACGGGATCGTGCCCGAGCCCCGGCGCCTGATGGAGCTCGCCCGCGTCGGGCAGACTTCCATCGAGTGGATCCTCACGGGCCGACACGGGGAGAACGGGCCCGAGGGGCGCGAGCTCCCCTCGATCGAGGTCCTCGAGACGGCCTCGGTGCTGGCCCGACTCGAGGGGCCGGAGCGCCCCTACGTCGAGGAGGCGCTGCGCGTGCTGCGCGAAGCCGCCGCCGCGCTCCACCTGGGCTCGGACTCCCCCGTCGACGCCAGGGTCGTGCGGGCGGAGCTGGCCGAACACGGCTCGGACACCCTGCGGGTGCTCGAGTCCGCCTGGCGCGTCCAGCGCGCCGTGTTGCGCCGGCTCGTGCGCGAGGCGCACGGAAGGCTCGAAGCGGCCTCCGCCGACGAGGAGGAGTGA
- a CDS encoding methyltransferase domain-containing protein: MARMTGAEQVAEHAKRVERVYSTLARVYDAFFDWALGPGRRVAVSRLDLPEGARVLEVGVGTGLSLPHYSPRWRVTGIDISDAMLDQARARLADLGRGDVDLRRMDARELAFPDGTFDAVVAPYVMSVVPDPDRVMIEMARVCRPGGTVIVVNHFGHRFRAVRAVESALSPLTHWIGFRLDLPVETVKGTPGLRVDREETVNLLGMWRLIVMRRE; the protein is encoded by the coding sequence ATGGCGCGGATGACGGGTGCGGAGCAGGTGGCCGAACATGCCAAGCGCGTCGAGCGCGTCTACTCCACGCTGGCCCGCGTCTACGACGCGTTCTTCGACTGGGCTCTAGGCCCCGGTCGGCGCGTGGCGGTCTCCCGGCTGGACCTCCCCGAGGGCGCCCGCGTCCTCGAGGTGGGGGTCGGGACCGGACTGTCCCTCCCGCACTACTCCCCCCGATGGCGCGTGACCGGGATCGACATCAGCGACGCCATGCTCGACCAGGCGCGGGCGCGACTGGCCGACCTCGGCCGGGGCGACGTGGACCTGCGGCGGATGGACGCGCGCGAGCTCGCCTTTCCTGACGGCACCTTCGACGCCGTCGTCGCGCCTTACGTGATGTCGGTCGTGCCGGACCCCGACCGGGTCATGATCGAGATGGCCCGCGTGTGCCGCCCGGGCGGGACGGTCATCGTGGTGAACCACTTCGGCCACCGGTTCCGGGCCGTCCGCGCCGTGGAATCGGCCCTGAGCCCGCTGACGCACTGGATCGGCTTCCGGCTCGACCTTCCCGTCGAAACGGTCAAGGGGACGCCGGGGCTCCGCGTCGACCGCGAGGAGACGGTGAACCTGCTCGGGATGTGGCGTCTGATCGTGATGCGCCGCGAGTAG